The Spirochaetota bacterium DNA window AACACGGATATTTTTTCCTATAGTTTCAAATCCTTCCACCATGTTGAATGAGTAGACCTGTAAAATTTCAATTTCACGCTCTTTTTCATCAACACCAATTGATTCCAGATATTGCATCATGTAGTTAGTTGCATCCTCAATAGCGTTGTCAACATCGTAGTGCTGTGGTATGCGGATGTTGACATTAAGGTTTGGTACAAGGAGGCGACAGCGCTGTGTATCAGCAAAAAGTTCAATATCAACGGTAGTGCGCGCAACTGCTGCACCAATTGCATTGGCAACTTCGCAGAACTGTGGCACTTTAACATTCCATCCAAACCGCTGTGCAATAAGATTAGCTAGCGGCTTTGCCGGGCCACCAATAAGATAGATAGTTTTTGGCTTCAGCACCTTTCCCTTAAGGAATTCGTGGATTGTATATACAGGTCGCGAATTAACCTCATCTATCATAGCTCTGACTTCGTTATGAATGATATCAAGAGCATAGGTAATTGCCTGGTTTGCTATTGTGTGTGCAGGTATTCCAGATGATTTTTCTAATGCAAGTATTCCTGCTTCAGAACGTGCAGTATCCTTGAAATGTATTGTGCCAATTACATTGAGCGCATCAATGATTGTTGGGTTTTGACCACCTTCGGCCATTGACATACCTAATCGCTGTGGGCCGGCAGTAACAGTTGTGCCATCCACCTTTATTGCAGAATCTCCACCAATGCCAATTGATTTTGTTTTAAGCGACCGCACCAACGTGTTATGACTGTTAAGCTTTATGCCATCCTTTTCAATTAAAGGCGCACCATCAGCAAACAGGGCAATATCACAGGAGGTGCCACCGATATCAAGCATAACAGCGTCTTCAGTAATATTACATAGCGCCATGGTGCCAATTACGCTTGCAGCAGGTCCGGATAAAATTGATTCAACAGGCACGTTGCGTGATACATGCAGCGGGATAGTCCCCCCATCAGCTTTGAGTATATTAACCGGAGCTATCACCCCAAACCCTTTAAGGCTTTCTTCTATAGCGTAAGAAAATTTATTGTAAAGGCGCCACACCGCTGCGTTGTAGTATGCCGTTGCAATACGCCGTGGGAAGTTAAGATTGCCTGATAAGGTGTGCCCAACACTGATAAAGTCAGCTTCTGCAAGTTTTTGCTGAATATACTGTTCGTGGATTGGGTTTCGGGTTGAAAATTTTGAAACAACTGCAAATACTTTTATGCCTTTTTTACGACATTTTTTTATGGCTTTATCTATTTGATTCAGGTTAAGCAGTGAAATTTCAGTACCACGGTGGTCAATCTGGCCGTCAATGCAGAAGTAGTGGTTGCCAATTTCATAATGTTTGGGATTAATGCCAGGTCCTGCAGAAACAAAAATCCCCACCTCTTCACACTTATTTTCGATGATTGCATTTGTAGTAAGTGTTGTACTTAAGTTTACACGTTTAATATGAGATGGTTCAACACCGCTAAGAACCCTGGTAAATGCCTCATTAATGCATTCTAACAGGTTATGATGTGTGGTAACAACTTTAGTATGAGCTACAACACCAGAATGGTCTATTATTACAGCATCTGTATGTGTGCCTCCAACATCAAGTCCCAAGTACATACTAATCACCAGCTTCCTGATGCTCCACCACCGCCAAAACTGCCACCGCCGCCGCTAAACCCTCCACCTGATGAAAAACTCCCACCGGAAGAAAATCCACCACTATAAAATCCACCGCCTCCGTGTGGCATGGATGCAATGATGATACCAGCTAAAAATCCTACAACAGCTAAAATAATAAGCGCTGGCAGACCAAACCCAAAGAATGCTCCAATTATGGGAAGCACCACAGCGCCAAGTACTCCGCTGGTAATGCGTCCCAGAGCACTTATAAACATCATAACTATAAAGGCAATCCAGATAAAAGTGGCATAATCAGGAGCAGCTTTTTTAGGTTTCAAGCTGTTTGCATCAAATTTACCTTTTACAATGTCAATGATTGCGTCAACGGCTTTTGCAATGCCGGCATCGTAATCGCCATTTTTAAATTCAGGGATAATAATATAATCAATGATTCTGCCTGCAAGAAGGTCGGTTAAGGTTTCTTCTAGTCCTTTGCCAACCTCAATGCGCACCTTGCGATTATCGCGCGCAACTAATATAATAACGCCATTGTCCAGCCCCTTTTGCCCAATCTTCCATTTTTCCGCAAGTCGTATGGAGTAGCTTTCGATATCTTCACCACCAATTGATGGTACTGTTACCACCACTACCTGTGTTGAATCTTCTTTTTCCAGCTGCG harbors:
- a CDS encoding YgcG family protein, translating into MKWLATVCIACAIATGAVAQELVEIPPLRAHVNDYADILSDNVEAEMESKLAQLEKEDSTQVVVVTVPSIGGEDIESYSIRLAEKWKIGQKGLDNGVIILVARDNRKVRIEVGKGLEETLTDLLAGRIIDYIIIPEFKNGDYDAGIAKAVDAIIDIVKGKFDANSLKPKKAAPDYATFIWIAFIVMMFISALGRITSGVLGAVVLPIIGAFFGFGLPALIILAVVGFLAGIIIASMPHGGGGFYSGGFSSGGSFSSGGGFSGGGGSFGGGGASGSW
- a CDS encoding hydantoinase/oxoprolinase family protein translates to MYLGLDVGGTHTDAVIIDHSGVVAHTKVVTTHHNLLECINEAFTRVLSGVEPSHIKRVNLSTTLTTNAIIENKCEEVGIFVSAGPGINPKHYEIGNHYFCIDGQIDHRGTEISLLNLNQIDKAIKKCRKKGIKVFAVVSKFSTRNPIHEQYIQQKLAEADFISVGHTLSGNLNFPRRIATAYYNAAVWRLYNKFSYAIEESLKGFGVIAPVNILKADGGTIPLHVSRNVPVESILSGPAASVIGTMALCNITEDAVMLDIGGTSCDIALFADGAPLIEKDGIKLNSHNTLVRSLKTKSIGIGGDSAIKVDGTTVTAGPQRLGMSMAEGGQNPTIIDALNVIGTIHFKDTARSEAGILALEKSSGIPAHTIANQAITYALDIIHNEVRAMIDEVNSRPVYTIHEFLKGKVLKPKTIYLIGGPAKPLANLIAQRFGWNVKVPQFCEVANAIGAAVARTTVDIELFADTQRCRLLVPNLNVNIRIPQHYDVDNAIEDATNYMMQYLESIGVDEKEREIEILQVYSFNMVEGFETIGKNIRVHCQVKPGILHQCKDILKI